GTGCTACTTGGTGACCTacactgggacatgcttaacaccccggccatcctacaatctaagcttgatgccctcaatctcacacaaattatcaatgaacctaccaggtacaaccccaaatccgtaaacacgggcaccctcatagatatcattctaactaactcgccctccaaatacacctctgctgttttcaatcaagatctcagcgatcactgcctcattgcctgcatccgtaatgggtctgccaCCAAACGACcaaccctcatcactgtcaaacactccctaaaaaacttctgcgagcaggcctttctaatcgacctggccggggtatcctggaatgacattgacctcatcccgtcagtagaggatgcctggttattctttaaaagtgccttcctcattatcttaaataagcatgcctcaTTAAAAATGTTTTAACTAAGAATAGATTtagtccttggttcacttcagacctgtctgcccttgaccagcacaaaaacatcctgtgacgttctgcattagcatcgaacagcccccgtgatatgcaacttttcagggaagttaggaataaatatacacaggcagttaggaaagctaaggctagctttttcaaacagaaattagcatcctgtagcacaaactcaaaacagttctaggacactgtaaagtccatggagaatatggACTTCaaaggggtgacactctagacccaaactgctacagacctatatctatcctaccctgtctttctaaggtcttcgaaagccaagttaacaaacagattaccgaccatttcgaatcccaccgtatcttctccgctatgcaatctggtttcagagctggtcatgggtgcacctcagccacactcaaggtcctaaacgacatcataaccgccatcgataagagacattactgtgcagccgcattcatcgacctggccaaggctttcgactctgtcaatcaccacattctttttggcagactcgacagccttggtttctcaaatgattgcctcgcctggtttaccaactacttctctgatagagttcagtatgtcaaatcggagggcttgttgaccggacctctggcagtctctatgggggtgccacagggttcaattctcgggccgactctcttctctgtatacatcaacgatgttgctcttgttgctggtgattctctgatccacctctacgcagacgacaccattctgtatacttctggcccctctttggacactgtgttaactaacctccagacgagcttcaatgccatacaactctccttccgtggcctccaactgctcttaaatgcaagtaaaactaaatgcatgctattcaatcaatcactgcccgcacctgcccgcccgtccagcatcactactctggacagctctgacttagaatacgtggacgaCTAcatatacctaggtgtctggttagactgtaaactctccttccagactcacattaagcatctccaatccaaaattaaatctagaatcggcttcctatatcgcaacaaagcatccttcactcgtgctgccaaacatacccttgtaaaactgaccatcctaccaatcctcgacttcggcgatttcatctataaaatagcctccaacactctactcaacaaattggacgcagtctatcacagtgccatccgttttgtcaccaaagccccatacactacccaccactgtgacctgtacgctctcgttggttggccctcgcttcatactcgtcgccaaacctactagctacaggttatctacaagtctatgctaggtaaagccccgccttatctcagctcactggtcaccatagcagcacccacccgtagcactcgctccagcaggtatatttcactggccacccccaaagccaactcatattttggccgcctttccttccagttctctgttgccaatgactggaacaaattgcaaatatcactgaagctggagacatatctccctcactaactttaagcatcagctgtcagagcagcttaccgatcattgcacctgtacatagctcatctgtaaatagcccacccaactacctcatccccatattgttatttattttttgctcctttttaccccagtatctctacttgcacattcatcttctgcacatctataactccagtgtttaattgctaaattgtaattatttcgccactatggcctatttattaccttacctccctaatcttactacatttgcacacactgtgtatCGACTTTTCTGTTGtgctattgactgtacgtttgttgatcccatgtgtaactctgtgttgttgtttgtgtcgcactgctttgctttatcttggccaggtagcagttgtaaatgagaacttgttctcaactggcctaccgggttaaataaaggtaaaatatatttttttaaataaaacataaCATCCTAAGAACCATGTTCTTAGAGCTTCTTAGAgcattctaagaatgttatttaaaaacatatacattctgttctcagcatcaacaaaactctctatcctctatcttgttaagtgtgttcaggtgggTTGGCTGCGCCCACTAATTGGCGACACCTCATCTTAATGATTGCTTGTTTCCATTGAAATGGGGTCTGCTTGACTAGACTAAAGTTAACAGCTTTATATAAGtaaaaaaaacatggcatgctagctccatcctggtggcgcagtgAACTAATTCAATGGATGGAGAACAGAAGATCATCGGTTAGAATCTCACTGACGCCATGTCACAATGAAAAATACATGTGTTTGCATAATTGATGCCTAAGCAACTTAATTTCTAAATAGTTCATCTAAGCCAGCAGTGTTATTAAAGATCTAATTTAAatatgttctcagaacattatttaATTACCTTTAAATAACCTATCATTTCTGTTCTgactctgctggtcatctatgaacatttgaacatcttggccatgtcctgttataatctccacccggcacagccagaagaagactggccacccctcatagcctggttcctctctaggtttcgtcctaggttctggcctttctagggagtttttcctagccacagtgcttctacacctgcattgcttgctgtttggggttttaggctgggtttctgtacagcactttgtgacatcagctgatgtaagaagggctatataaatacatttgattgattgattgttctcagaatgttaataAAACCTCATATGACAACTTTCAGGGAACCATggtaaaatgttctcagaacctccctgcaacctcaAAATAAAGGTGCCCAGAACAGGAAAAAATGTCACttccgttctcagaacgtttttaaaaaactttacatTTTTCTGGTCAGGAAGCGTATGGCTTCATTACCCAAagccaatgggaaaccaaaaatgtacgttcccataacttccaaggaaccaaatgtgctagttGGGTTCAGTTTTATGTAGgctaaccataccaaacataacatgtcATACTAATCTGAGTGTCACAGATTTACGATTACTACTCTTTGAGGCCAGGCTGCAAAATTATGCTCCTCAATGGAAATTGTGGATAGACCTTTTTTCCTTTATATACTATCCACAATCATATTTTACAGAAAATTGATAATCATCCACTATCGACAACAATTGAAATTGTCTACAATTATGCAGGCATGTGCTTTTGGGCATAGTTTTGAAGACAAATGCATTTATGGATGTTGAATTTACTAACCACTCACAAGAGGTAACCCAAAATAAACGTTAATTAATGGCCATTAGGCCTATTACCATTTAAACACTCCGTTATTTGATTTTTAAAGTGGATAAAGCAGCCTGCACTGGCCACCAGAGGATGCTGCCAGCCATACAACTTGTCGACATGTTGTACAGTATATGTCCTGAGCCTGGCCTCCCTCTCATTTTACCATCCTGTGTTTTCTGCAGTGATTAAAGTTCAAGATAAAGTTAGAATTGGGCTATGCCTATGTGATAACGAAAACCTCAAAACATTTGTCGCTGAGGAATTTACAGAGAGTTAAATTTAACATTTAGAACTTAACATTTATCAAAATTAGCTTATAGCCtaatataacatttattggaataaaGCAATATTCAACCTCCCCGTTGCATAATTCAGAGGGattctgtcacgacttcgaccgaggcaggctctccttcccgtgcgggtggcgttcggcggtcgtcgtcaccggcctattagctgccactgatccttttctccccctccctatgtggttattgggttcacctgttgtgtattagggttaattagttgggcttattagtcagcctgcccgcacgtttctttgtgcgggtttgtttgtttgtaagtagtGGTGTTGTTTTTGTGCTACGTGTTTTTCTCGACTGTGTTCCATGATGCGCGGTTGGGTAGCCTATTGCGCGCACTAGGCTACACAACCATGGAGAGATCACAAGGCCTATTAGATCACTTTTTATGGTCTATTGGGATCATTACAAAGGTAACCTATAATATACAATCAGTAAGAAACTTTTACATATTGTTTTATCAAATGTTCTCATCGTGGGGACAGTATCTGTTATCTTTTTTTTTTCACTGAACCTCTCCAGACGCACGTGAAACGTGAGCAGCTTTTACCTAGTTCGAACTGCACATGACGAGTTGTGATTTTAGACATTGATCACGTCTGCACCAACATGTATATTTTCCCCAGGTTCATCGTGAGATACTCAAGCATTTTATGCTGAGACAGAAAGTGCTTTGCGGAAGACTACATGTGTGTGCGTAATCGTTGGATAGTGTGGTAGCTCTGTTCGTTTTCCATTATTTAGGACAATAGAATAACTTTAATTCAATGTTTCTATTTTGTTTAGAGGTCCGTGCATGATGTAACGTTAATGATAATGCTTAGGTCAAAAATATGTAAGTGCTCTGTGATTGTAATTAGTTAAATAGTGTAGGCTACAGCAATACATTTCTTAAGTCTTTAATAGCATGATAGCGTCTATTTAACTTTGTCGTTTTGCGCTAGACAATTTTACAGTGATTTATACATGCGGACAGCGAGATTAAGGGTCAAACAGATCattcatgtatttattttcagcaaaaatGTATCTGAATATACTTGGGTTTTTCCAACAATTcagtgccttttgagaagtgtatcTTGGTCAAAAATAACTTAATTTCAgctgattttaacattctgtcataaaaagCACGTTTGACTTAAAAAACCCTATTTCCCATTAtagtaagtgccaaataaagtaacaggtttgaccataacagggttgatGATATCATTTTAAATCAACCACAAATCCCctagtgacagggggaatggaagctgtCTGCAACAGGGAGGCAATTGAATGCAAGTGTAGCACATGAGGGTGTGTGAATCGTCCGCACTAGTGTCAGCAAATAGCTAGCTTTTCACAAGGCTCAGACTGGTAAAACCCTTCATCGGGGCAGTAACGTGTGCTAAGGCAGAGGTCCGGTGTTCCCGCCATGTATCGGCCGAATCCGGAGGAAGTGAAACTAGCAAAGCAAGCAGCATGACAAGGTACAGCACAAAAAGTGACATTGATCCCAAAAaaatctagcctgtctatctatgcaTATTTGACCGTTCAAATTTTCACCACAAAAAACACCAGCAAAGGGTAGAACCAGCTCACCCGCTTtcacactatgatttgactattgtATTTTCcatgtttcttttgaaaaaacatattttaaaaggatagtttcaccatattaaaatgagagttcatttcacataacagggttgacctaaACATTAGGGATAGAAGTACATGAATCAcgcattaaataaataatcatcttcagaaatgactttttCAAAGCAGCAAAATTAACtaaggctttacaatgatggtgaaaagcTGGAGAAATATTAggattaagtgggttaaaataaTGTAAAACAGCAGAATTTgtgcactttagcaagtctttaatTCATTTAAAAATCCAGAttgattgaattctccatgtggtctatattaaagggcaccaATTGAATATAgcaggcttttaaaatgcaatattggtgcacaatttcttcttaaaatatcaaagggacgcaaaaggTTTATAGAACGACCCATTTGTTTTAATGCCTATACTCTCAGGCTTCTCTTTCGACTCCAAGCCGGATCAGTCAGGTTTGAGTCGTCAACATGACATTTGCTGCCACTGAGCAGAGGCCACTCGCCTAGATGTGTTCGGTAGAATCCGTCGCTTTTGGTAGCGCGGAATCAAAATAGTCGCGACTCTTTTGGTAATGACAATGATATGgacccctgcagcaaagcaagcGCAGCGTGAAAATTGTAAAAATGGTCTGTACACTTATCTATAGACTGACCCAGTTTTGACCCCACGTTTAAATAATTAGTTCAGTAATTTATTACACACTGTCAATAACGTAAAATGTGAATTCAACTAAAGCAAGGGACATAAAAGCAAGGGACACAAACGTGCATTTGTGAATACAAGCAAGATACATTTCCTTCTGTATTGGGTATTCTCCTGCTAGGGAGGGGAATGTAATTTAACGTTGTTTCCATTATCCAAATTATGACCATCATTTTAGCAATAGCCTACGTATTTTTGTAGGCCTATTTAGGCTTATTTGATCATGCATGATGTAAGTTGAGGTGCCCATTAATTAAGTTACTACAGTTCATAGCCTATAGGCCCAGCAAATCTAAATAGAATGTATCATAATATGCAGGACAATTAATACAGATTTGCTCTAATTTCCAAAGACATGTTTATCCGATTTTTCTTAAATGTAGCGGTGATCATATGGGTTAATCAATTTGAGTACATCACCATGCTAGCCTAAAACCAATACATTTAACATAAATGTACAATATATTATGTTGTCTTAGACCTTATTAGGGGAATGGGGTGTGACAAAAGCTCTAAAATCCCCACCTGTCTCGTCTAGGGAAAGTGTTGTGTGACATCAGAGGAATGCCCAGAGGAGTGCCCAACGGTGATTGGTTGCGGAGGGAGGTCCCCGCTGCCTAGTAGGAATAAAACCCTCTTCTAATTCTCATCAGTGAAAGCTCGACTGGAACTGTCTATTGTCCCACTTGACCTAACTGTTGAGAAGTTTGCATTTTACCCTGAAACAGAAGTCTACTAAGGTAAAGTGAAACTTTACTTTGATTGTCTTGGTCTTAAAGCCTGCAATATATATGCTTGTTTGGATTATTCATATTTTCTATTTATAGGGTCTGTTATTGAAGCAATTGTAAAAGCTTTAGAAGAAAATTATAATATGCCTACATAATTAATTTGATGTAAGAAATATTATTATATTTAAGTACCTATTATAAGCacctatttattttttttattttttttacctgtaTTTATTACAAAGTTTGTAGTGTCTTAGTGGCAGTCTACTCCATTGCTTGCTTATATGTTTTTATTGATGTTCTTTCTGTAGTGCTAATAGAGTGATATTGAACTCAACCTTTAATGTGGGTCATGTTCATTCATGTGGAGCTCTTCCTCTAATGCTTGTATCCACTGCTGATCTTTCTCTGTGAATTAACACTTAaatgtagcctagcggttaagagcattaggccagtaaccaaaaggttgcacgTCTGTCCTCTTGAACAAGGCACCTAACCATaactgctctggataagagcatctgcacaATGTGGTGCATGAACACAAGAGTACATTCATGTTAAGCTCTTCCTCCACAATTAttgaaaatgtatgaattcaTGTGTTTTCACACTTGTAACACATTAATTAATCAACTTGTCTGTCCTCAGCTAGAGAAATGAAGAACCTACAGGAGAGAACTCTTCACGTGGCCACCCCACTGAGGGAGAGCCTTGCCCTGACCAAAGTGGCAGGCACCTCTGTATACCTGAAACTAGACTCATCCCAGCCCACAGGATCCTTCAAGATCAGGGGCATTGGACACCTTTGCAAGACAGTGAGTGAATCACACATACCTACAATTTTAGGCTCATGAGTTAGGAGAGGAAAAGGATGTGGAGTGGGGGGGTGCTTGTGATAAGATGGGGTGATGTTGTTGTGCTAGAATGCATGTTAGGGGCCCCAGCAAAACAACATGGGGTGTGGATGTGCAGGGGAATCATATATAGCATGTTCCCAATAGGACCAGTCCAGACCAGTTTGAGGAGGTCAGTCCCTGTCTGAACACTGGACATGTGACtcatttggtttgatttgatatttTCAATGTGGGGGCCCTTGAGTTCTTCTCATAAAGGTTAACAGAACTGTGAGTCATATCATGTGCTCTTTGTTGTCTTTCAGTGGGCTGAACGAGGCTGTGAGAGATTTGTCTGCTGTTCAGGTGAGTAATCAATCACATCCTTAGCTTGAAATCACGCTTACATTTTTTTGTCACAATACAAGAAGCATAACATATTATCTCAGAAATCTATATTCTTATGGGATCTTTCAGCTAAGCACTCTCCGTATAGTATCCGTTTTCCTAAAGTGGCCAATGTCATTGCTCCATCACAGGAGGAAATGCTGGTATGGCGGCTGCCTACTCTGCCCGTAAACTTGGGGTACCTGCCACCATTGTCGTGCCCAGTGTCACCCCGGAACCAACAGTTGAGAGGCTGAGGGATGAAGGCGCTGATGTGGTCATTCATGGCAAGACGCTGAATGAGAGCATTGAATATGGACAACAGCTTGTGGCCAACAACCCTGGATGGATCTTCATCTCTCCCTTTGATGACCCTCTCATCTGGTGAGTTAGATACCATATCAATACACTTCAGCAACATCCGTGTTGCTCTATTTCCTGTGAATGTACTGGGAATAATAGTCAAAGTAAGTGTCTTCCATGAAATAAGGAAAGCTGATAAGGGATAAGAAACATTGAACTCTATTCCAATCCAAATTAAACTTTGCGTGGTGTATTTTCTTGTAAACATGTATTATGCGTAGTATCCTGAGTGTTACCATGCTTTACTGAGTAAAACTTGTATATTATTCTCTGTGCAATGATAGGATGATTGGCAGAATCTATGAGGATCTCTTATCGTGCATTTTTGTGCTGCAGTTAACAAGAGGGATTGAAGATAATCTAATTCTTCAAGATGACTGAACCCTCATGGCAGCCAAATGTTTCTGGTTAATTTCACAGCCAAACACTAACTATACACTTCAGCTGAATAGACTTCAATGTTATCAGCAGCATTATAGCAGAAGCAGCAGCCTTTTCTTGTCTCATGAACGATTAACAACATAGCTTATTCCGAAAGATTGTTAGTGTTCCATTCCAGTCAACATAGAACTATGTATACAAAGCAGATTCTAAGGACTGCTTTGCAATGTATCATAAAATGTATTGTGAATGAAAAGTGAATTATTTTTTTCTCaatgtgtgtgtagggagggCCATGCGTCTCTGGTGAAGGAGGTGGAGTCCGAGCTGCAGGAGAAGCCTGGGGCGATGGTGTTGTCTGTTGGAGGTGGAGGCCTCATGAACGGGGTTGTCGAAGGACTGCGTCGCGCCGGCTGGGAAAATGTTCCAGTCGTAGCGATGGAGACCATGGGGGCACATAGCCTCAATGCTGCTATAAAGGCTGGGAAGTTGATCACTCTGCCTGAGATCACAAGGTAAGAAATCGTAAGAGTCACACTCACACCGAGAGACCaggatctttaaaaaaaatgtatttcacctttatttaaccaggtaggctagttgagaacaagttctcatttacaactgcgacctggccaagataaagcaaagcagtgcgacacaaacaacaacacagttacacatgaaataaacaagcgtacagtcaataacacaatagaaaaaagaaagtctatatacagagtGTGCAAATGGCAGgaggaggtaaggcaaaaaataggccatagtagcggagtaattacaatttagcaaattaacactggagtgatagatgaggaCATGATGATgtgaaagtagaaatactggtgttcaaaagagcagaaaagtaaataaaaacaatatggggatgaggtaggtagatttggTGGGCTATTTATTTATCTCTTTAACATTACAGCCAAACAGTCATATGTTAGCACAAAAAAAGAAGGCAAAGCCGTATGCACAACAACAATTCGATCATTTCCATCTACACAGCATTGCCACAACATTGGGCCTGACAAGAGTATCTGCACAGACCCTGAAACTTGCTGGCGAACATACCGTTTACTCCGAGGTGGTCTCAGACCAGGATGCTGTCAAAGCTGTCGAGCGCTTTGTTGGTGAGCATCACAAACAGTGGGCTAGACCTGTGTAGAGGATCATATGATTACTACTGTATACCTAAAAAAGCCCACAAGCCTCTCTGATACTGaattcctcttcctccatctccagACGATGAGAAGGTCCTGGTGGAGCCTGCGTGTGGCGCTGCCCTGGCAGCTGTGTACTGTGACATCATCCCCAGACTGCAGAAGGAGGGCAAGCTGGCGCAGGACCTGGGCCCTGTGGTGATCGTGGTGTGCGGAGGCAACAACATCAGCATGGAACAGCTCCAGAAACTGAAGCAGCAGTTGGGCATGTCATCTAGCTAGGCAGACAGACGGCTTTGGGTTCTGCTGATTCTTTCTCCATCACTCCATTCCCCAGATCGTTCCAGCTTTAGCTCCCCTACTCTATTGTGCACTACCAATATGTGCATCTGATTATGAGTCATGAACACCATTGGGCCAAATCATTCCAGACTGTGCAGTATACACCTGAAAGGGCATGACTGGCTGAAGGATGAACTGACTTTCAATTCAGCAATAGCTTACGGTTAAGATTTTTTTAAAAGCACTGAAAGGCATTGATGGGCATACAGTCTACTGCTCTGGCAGTAGTAGTCTTTCAATTGAATAGCCTAGATGATTAACTTCTTGGTTTAAAATTAACCAAGTagagttgtattgtttgtatttaGCAAGTTTTATGTTCATGTAAACTATACCATTGGTTGTATTTTCTTCACCCTCTTTTGTACTGTATGagtgatttttaaaaataaatataattatacacatttttcctgaacatcctgtctgtaaagagtcctgtgtgtagctggtgagagagtcaggcgcaggacagcagatacgAGTAAAAAACATGCTTTACTCGAAGGCAAATATACAAAGAAACATCTTTAGCACACACAGACGGACCGAAATgtacaataaacaatcactcacaaaaaccatgtggggaacagagggctaaataatgaacaagtgattgtgggattgacaacaggtgtgtgaaacaaagacaaaacaaatggaaaatgaaaagtggatcggcagtAGCTAGGAATCCGGTGAcgtcgaacgccgcccgaacaaggagagggaccgacttcggcggaagtcgtgacactgtcTGGAATACCAATTCTTATAATCTGTGTTATGAATTTAATATTTATGTTCTGGTGAGGCTTCTTTCTACTGTGCAAATAAATAAACTAAAATGACAAACTAAATGTAACGAAACTAAAACGTCTCATATCTACAgtattgttttgtattattgGATGAAATTCTGACCAATAGCCATATTAGACATTAAATACATCTAATTGGCCAGTCATATTGTTCACGGTAGCGCAGGGGTTCAATCCTAAAGATGATATGGTGAGGTTGGGAGATATTCATGCACTCAGCATTTGAAGGCcttttattttgtttttattttttaaccttGATTTatcttggcaagtcagttaagaacaaattcttatttacaataacgacttaggaacagtgggttaactgccttgttcaggggcagaacgacagatttttaccttgtcagctcggggattcaatctagcaacctttcggttactgacccaacactctaaccactaggcttcctgctgcCTCTTCTACCGGCCTGGCCTATCAATGACTTCCTGACCACCACTGTGGAACACAAAGTGGCTCTTTGACTTATTGTACCAAAGTTTCAACATACCATGCAAGATGGACTAACCATGCCAGGTGAAATGAAATTACTGTAATTACATTGtcttatgtcacgccctgaccgtagagagctttttatgtctctattttggtttggtcagggtgtgatttgggtgggctttctatgttcattttctatgttttgtatttctttgtgtttggccgggtgtggttctcaatcaaaggcagctgtctatcgttgtctctgattgagaaccatacttaggtagcttttccccaccgatgcttggtgggtagttattttctggtATGTGTTTCTGCACCTGCACCTTGTTATTAGTGTTCAGTTGTAATAAAAagattggtccgatccttctgcatccgacgaccgttacagaattacccaccacaagcggaccaagcagcgtggtatggAGGAGCAGGAGATtgttcaggactcctggacatgggaggaga
This window of the Salvelinus fontinalis isolate EN_2023a chromosome 28, ASM2944872v1, whole genome shotgun sequence genome carries:
- the LOC129825821 gene encoding L-serine dehydratase/L-threonine deaminase-like, coding for MKNLQERTLHVATPLRESLALTKVAGTSVYLKLDSSQPTGSFKIRGIGHLCKTWAERGCERFVCCSGGNAGMAAAYSARKLGVPATIVVPSVTPEPTVERLRDEGADVVIHGKTLNESIEYGQQLVANNPGWIFISPFDDPLIWEGHASLVKEVESELQEKPGAMVLSVGGGGLMNGVVEGLRRAGWENVPVVAMETMGAHSLNAAIKAGKLITLPEITSIATTLGLTRVSAQTLKLAGEHTVYSEVVSDQDAVKAVERFVDDEKVLVEPACGAALAAVYCDIIPRLQKEGKLAQDLGPVVIVVCGGNNISMEQLQKLKQQLGMSSS